A window of Mucilaginibacter robiniae genomic DNA:
TGTGGTCAACAACTTTATTTTGTCGTTCTGTGAGGATGAACAACATAATATCTGGATAGGTACCGATGGGGGAGGGTTAAGCTACTGGAATACAAAAGTCAATCAATATACACATTACACGCATTCGGCCGATCTTGGCTCTCTAAGCAGTAATTTTGTGGTGAGCGTATTGAAAGACTTTAACCACCAAATTTGGGTAGCTACTTTTAGCGGAGGTATTGATGCTTTCGATCAGGCCACACAACGGTTTAAACATTATACCTGCTACAACTCCGTTACTAAAACGGATGATAGGAACTTATGGAAGCTGTATGAAGACTCACAGCATAACCTCTGGGCCGGTACCACCAGAGGCGGAGCATTGTACCGGTACAATAGGCAGCAGGATAGGTTTGAGCTGTTTGATGCCAACTTAACCAATATCCATGCTTTGTATGAAGATAAAGCCGGAACCCTTTGGGGGGCAAATTACACGCAGCTGGTTCGGATTGATACCCGGAACAAAAAACATCTGTATTTAAACATAGGCTATGCTATCCGTACCATTGCACAGAGTAAAGCGAATAGCCTGTGGCTGGGTACAGAAGGTGGCGGATTGCTGTTATACAATGTTGGTAACCGCACCTATAAAAGATACACGCAAGCCAATGGCTTACCCAGCAATACAATATTGAATGTGCTGGTAGATAACCATAATAATTTATGGTGCAGTACCTATAATGGTTTAACCGAACTAGTCAAGCAAACCGGTAAGTTTATCAACTATAATGCATCTGATGGTTTGCAGAGCAACCAGTTCAATTATAATGCAGCATTAAAGCTGCAATCTGGTAAAATGCTTTTTGGCGGTATTAATGGCTTTAATCTTTTTAATCCGGACAGCATCAAGTTAATTGCTCATCAGCCACAATTAAGAATAAGCAGTTTAAAAATAAATAATGTTGTTGCCGAACAAAGCAGTTCTTATACGCACCAGCAACCGTTAGTAAGTTTAAAAGAAATTACTTTACCCTATAATCAGGCAACTTTAGCTGTTGATTATACAGCGCTTGAATACTCTTTTCCTGATAAGATTAATTATGCCTATTACTTGGAAGGCTGGGATCATGGCTGGAATTATGTAGGGAAACTAAAAACTGCCTATTATACCCGGCTCAATGAGGGCAAATACCTGCTCAGAATTAAGGCAACTGATACCAAAGGTAACTGGAGCAATGCACAACTGGTAGTTGCCATTACGATACTGCCGCCCTGGTATCGTACCTGGTGGGCTTATTTATTGTATTTGAGTGTGGCCTCTGGCATAGTTTACTGGATATGGCTGTATCGTACCCGACAAGAGAAACTAAAGTTCGAGATTGAAATTGCCAATTTACGGGTAGAACGGGAAAAAGAGCTTAACGAGAAAAAACTCTCCTTTTTCACTAACGTATCACATGAATTCAGAACACCTTTAACCTTAATTATCAATCCTATTAAAGATCTGCTTAACCAAAATAAAGGCAATGCAGAAGAGCTTAATGTAATTTACCGCAATGCCCGACGCTTGCTTGGGTTAGTTGATCACTTACTGTTATTTAGAAAAGCGGAAAGTGAAAATACCCAGATGAAGGTGAGCAAAATCAACTTTGTTAATCTGTGTAAAGAAGTGTTTATGTGCTTTTCGCAGCAGGTTAAAATTAAAAAGTTAAGCTACAACCTGGAGTGCAGCAGTGAGAACATGGAGGTTTATGCCGATTGTGAAAAAATCGAGATTGCACTATTCAACCTAATATCTAATGCAATTAAGTTTACCCCCGATGGTGGCAATATCAATATACTGGTTGAGGAGGATCAGGGAAGCGTATATTTTAAAATCACGGATAATGGTATAGGTATCAGCACAGATGTAGGTGATAAGCTGTTTGATAAATTTTATCAGGCAAAAGATAAAAATTACTTTAAAACCGGCTTCGGTATCGGTTTATACCTGGTAAAGGTTTTTATTGAAAATCATAGAGGCAAAATTAGTTACCATAATAATCCTAAAGGCGGAACTACCTTTGTGCTGAGTCTGCCTAAAGGCAAGCAGCATTTTACTGCCGACCAGTTATTTGAAAACCTGGAGTTTGATTTAAACCATGTTCATGAACTGGTAGATTATAATAACAAGGAAGCTGTAGTAAAAGAAGAAGAAACCAACAATCTGGAACTACTAATTTCTAACCGGCAATCTATACTGGTTATTGACGATAATGACCAGATCAGAAGTTATATCAAAAAGCTGTTCATTCATGATTATACCGTTTTAGAAGCAGATAACGGTAAAACCGGGATTGAATTAACCAAAAAGCATTTACCTGATCTGATTATCAGTGATGTAGTCATGGACGAAATCAGTGGGCTGGAACTATGCAGAATAATTAAGCAGGATTCAGCCATCAATCATATTCCCATCATACTACTTACAGGAGATGCTACGCCTGATATGATGCTGAAAAGCATAGAAGAAGGAGCTGTAGATTTCTTACGTAAACCTTTTGAAAAAGAATTGTTGATTGCGCGGGTAAAAAGTGTGTTGAGAAGTAAAACTGAACTGCAAAATTACTTCTATAAAGAGATTACCTTAAAAAATAGTACCCGCAATATATCTGAAGAGCATAAGGATTTCTTATACAACTGCATAAACATTGTTGAAAGTAACCTGACCAATGTTCATTTTGAGGTTGATACCTTAGCGCGCAAAATGGGCATGAGCTATCCAACGTTGTTTAAAAGAGTAAAAGCCATTACAGGGCAATCTGTAAATAACTTTGTACGCTTTGTACGTCTACGCAAAGCTGCTGAGCTTTTAATACATACCAATTGCAACGTGAACGAAGCCGCTTTTCAGGTAGGTTTTAATGACTTGAAATATTTTCGCGAACACTTTAATAAGCAGTTTGGTGTAAACCCATCTGAGTTTATTAAAAAGCATAGAGCCAATTTTCAAATATCTTACCACATGCATCAAACTGTAAAGGATTAGTCTATCTGCCTCCTTTTATAGGATTTGGACCATTAAGAGGGGGTAAAATGATAAAAAAATGATTTCACCCCCTATAATTTATAGTTTTACCCCCTCCGCTTTGTTCAATTTTACCCTTACTTCGTTTTGAACAAATGCAGATAGCAAATCCAATATGGCTATCTAACCAATTAAACTGAAAAATAATTATTAATGAAAAGTGTGCTTAGCTATTGTGCTAAGGTTGGCTTTGCATTGCCCTTGTGGTCGGGGTAGCAAACTGTGTCAGCTAGTACAAACCAATTGCCAATTAAAAAACCATAAACAATTATGACAAAAAAACTTACCCAATTAATTTACTTAACCTTTTTATGCTGTAGTATAATATTCGGTACTAATCCGGCTGCTTATGCGCAAACGGCATCATATACCTTAAAAGGCCGGGTGCTTGATGAAAAAGGCAACCCACTGCCTGGCGCTTCAGTAAAGGTAAATGGTACCAGCCAAGGTATCACTGCTGATGTAAGCGGTGCATTCACGTTAAGCTTAACCGGGCCGGCTACTATAACCGTATCATTTGTTAGCTATGTTACCAAAACAGTTAATGTAACTAGTGCCAACAAAACCATTGATGTTACATTAAGTGAAAATGGGCGCCAATTGAGCGACGTAGTGGTGGTAGGTTACGGTACCCAAAAGCGTTCGGACGTTACAGGTTCAGTAGCTTCAGTTCCTAAATCAAGGCTAGAGCAGCTACCAGTTACTAACGTTTTACAAGCTATTGAAGGTGCAGTAGCTGGCGTTAACGTAACTACTGGTTCATCTATACCAGGCTCTCAGCCATCAGTAGGTGTTAGAGGACAAAATTCCATCACAGCTAGTTCAGGGCCTTTTGTTGTAGTTGATGGTATTCCATTAACTAAAAGTGGTGGTTCATTAAACGATATCAACCCGAATGATATTGCTTCTATAGAAGTGTTAAAAGATGCATCAGCTGCGGCTATCTATGGTGCTAATGGTTCACAAGGCGTATTGTTGGTAACTACCAAACGCGGTACAACAGGTAAACCAGTTATACGCTATAATGGTTATGCAGGCTGGGAAAACCTGGGGCATATTTTAACACCCAGAGATCCAGCATCATTTACGCAAAAGTATCTGGATTATTTATCACAGAACAACCTAAAACAACAATTTACTGAACCTGTGTATAACAATGCCGAACGTGCTAATTATGCGGCAGGCCGTACCATTGATTGGGTTAAAGAAGTTACACAACAAGGATTCATGCAAGATCATAACTTGAGCGTGAGCGGTGGTACACCAGATGTTAAATACTTTGTATCGGGTGATTACCTGGATCAGAAAGGGGTAATTAAAGGCTATCAATATAAGCGCATTAGTTTCCGTTCCAATTTGGACATGAATATAACCAGCTTCCTGAGTGTGGGAACGAACATATATTTTGCCAACAATAATTATGATGGCGGACGGGCCAACCTGCTTTTAGCTACAGCCATGAGCCCGTATGGTAACGAATACAATGCTGATGGTACCTACACTATTTACCCACAATCACCAGAACAGTTGTATGTTAACCCACTGTTAGGGTTAACAACCAGCCAGATCAATCGCAGTGTCAACATTAGTGGTAATGGTTATGCCGAAATTAAGTTCGGTGGTGTATTGAAAGGTTTAAAATACCGCTTAAATGCTGGTTATAACTATATTCCAACCCGTGTGGATAGTTACAGTGGCAGGGCGGCTAATACGTTGTTGGGTTCAGGTTCAGCGGCAAGCTCTGAAACAAACAGTTATACTCTTGATAATCTGTTGTACTACGTTCGTGATTTTGGTAAGCATCATGTTGATTTTACTGGTTTGTATAGTTCTCAACAACGCCGATATTTTACTTCAACTGCAGGAGCTACCAACTTTGTGAATGATGAACTAACATTCAATAATCTAGGTGCTGGTTCCACGCCAACAGTTTCATCATACTCTGACCGGTATGCATTAAACTCACAAATGGCTCGTCTGAACTATTCTTACGATAGCCGTTATTTGTTAACACTTACTGTTCGCCGTGATGGTTCATCTGTTTTTGGTGCTAATACGGATAAGCATGGCTGGTTCCCTTCAGCTGCTATTGGCTGGAACATTAGTAATGAGGAATTCTTAAAAAATGTAAAAGCTATTAATAGCTTAAAGCTTAGGGCGTCTTACGGCCGGATTGGTAATGAAGCTATTTCTGTATACCGAACTATTACAACAGATGGAACGGTAAGGTCTCCATTTAACGGTTCAAGTTACGTAGGCTTTTTAGCTAGTAACCTGGGTAACGGTAACCTGCATTGGGAAACTACACAACAGGCAAATTTTGCTACTGACTTTACTTTACTAAATAGCCGTATCAGCGGTACAGTTGAATATTATGATTCTCGTACCCACGGTTTGTTGTTAAGCCGAAGCTTGCCGGCTATTACTGGTTATGGGTCAATCATTGACAACATAGGTAAGGTAGGTAACCGGGGAGTTGAAGTAACACTAAATACACGTAACATTGATACAAAAAGCTTTAGATGGGAAAGCACCATTGTATTTGCTGCTAATAAGAACAGAATTATAGACCTGTATGGTAATGGGCAAAGTGACTTGGGCAACCGTTGGTTTATAGGCAAACCGATTAGTGTAATTTACGATTACAAAATGACTGGTGTATGGCAAACTGGTGAAGACGCATCTAAACAAGACCCTGGTGCTAAACCTGGCGACTTAAAGTTTGCAGATACTAACGGTGACGGAAAGATTACTGCTGATGACCGTGTTATTCTTGGCCAAACCGCACCTAAATGGACAGGTGGCTTTACCAATACCTTTCACTACAAAAATTTCAACCTGAATGTTTTTATTCAAACCGCGCAGGGCATGTTGAAAAACAATCCGGATTATAACTATGCCGATGAAGCAGGCAGAAGAAACACTCCTGCTGATATAGGTTACTGGACTCCATCTAATGGTAATCAGGAATTCCAATCATTATCTTACACCAATACACGTGGCTATGGTTATCCGCATAAAGCTAATTACACTCGCTTAAAAGATATTACTTTGAGTTATGTAGTACCACAACGCTTTTTAGATAAAGCTCATATAGCTGCCTTAACTATTTATGCTAGCGGACGCAACTTGAAAACCTGGACGCCTTGGATAGGATGGGATCCTGAGAATAATTATTCGACTCGTGGCTCAGGCGACTGGACCAACAACTATCCGCAAACACGTACCATTGTTTTGGGCGCCAATATTTCTTTAAAATAAATACAGACGTAAAGACATGAAAAAATATTCAATTATATTTATTTCGGCAGCGGTACTGATAGCTTCATTTACCTCTTGTAAAAAAGGTTATCTGAACGAAAAACCGTACTCATCCTACACGCCGTTAACTGTTACCGACTCTTTAGGCTTTGAAGCTTCAGCTATAGGGTTATACAATTTAACTACTAGTATTTTAACTTATTCAAGTGCACAAGGCTGGCCAAGTGTATGGCAGGTAGGTACTGATGTGGCCAATGCTACGGCCCAGCAACAAGGTATTGAAGTACCTTACTACAACTATGCACAGCTTACCTCAACTGATGGAGCCGCATCATACAT
This region includes:
- a CDS encoding SusC/RagA family TonB-linked outer membrane protein, translating into MTKKLTQLIYLTFLCCSIIFGTNPAAYAQTASYTLKGRVLDEKGNPLPGASVKVNGTSQGITADVSGAFTLSLTGPATITVSFVSYVTKTVNVTSANKTIDVTLSENGRQLSDVVVVGYGTQKRSDVTGSVASVPKSRLEQLPVTNVLQAIEGAVAGVNVTTGSSIPGSQPSVGVRGQNSITASSGPFVVVDGIPLTKSGGSLNDINPNDIASIEVLKDASAAAIYGANGSQGVLLVTTKRGTTGKPVIRYNGYAGWENLGHILTPRDPASFTQKYLDYLSQNNLKQQFTEPVYNNAERANYAAGRTIDWVKEVTQQGFMQDHNLSVSGGTPDVKYFVSGDYLDQKGVIKGYQYKRISFRSNLDMNITSFLSVGTNIYFANNNYDGGRANLLLATAMSPYGNEYNADGTYTIYPQSPEQLYVNPLLGLTTSQINRSVNISGNGYAEIKFGGVLKGLKYRLNAGYNYIPTRVDSYSGRAANTLLGSGSAASSETNSYTLDNLLYYVRDFGKHHVDFTGLYSSQQRRYFTSTAGATNFVNDELTFNNLGAGSTPTVSSYSDRYALNSQMARLNYSYDSRYLLTLTVRRDGSSVFGANTDKHGWFPSAAIGWNISNEEFLKNVKAINSLKLRASYGRIGNEAISVYRTITTDGTVRSPFNGSSYVGFLASNLGNGNLHWETTQQANFATDFTLLNSRISGTVEYYDSRTHGLLLSRSLPAITGYGSIIDNIGKVGNRGVEVTLNTRNIDTKSFRWESTIVFAANKNRIIDLYGNGQSDLGNRWFIGKPISVIYDYKMTGVWQTGEDASKQDPGAKPGDLKFADTNGDGKITADDRVILGQTAPKWTGGFTNTFHYKNFNLNVFIQTAQGMLKNNPDYNYADEAGRRNTPADIGYWTPSNGNQEFQSLSYTNTRGYGYPHKANYTRLKDITLSYVVPQRFLDKAHIAALTIYASGRNLKTWTPWIGWDPENNYSTRGSGDWTNNYPQTRTIVLGANISLK
- a CDS encoding hybrid sensor histidine kinase/response regulator transcription factor, translated to MKRVLLLKYAFVFILGSVLLCSKESYGLQPVKYLGIEQGLSNNAVTCLFKDAYGFMWIGTYDGLNRYDGEKFKIFRNVWGDAKSLINNHVNTLAGTADKIFIGTQKGLEYYDYSSASFYALSYQPGHKQQRQKISANINALVTDKAGKVYIAADYLGLLVYNNRDKSCHQVALNKSSTAYNVQALTLDHDNRLWLFIKNVGLCWFDAQKNQSNVVNHQLQLASCLLEDAAHNIWVGTESGLYIYNPTSNLVTRFDESYGKLTSNNIVDLKFDQAGKLWIATNGGGINILDAKTHQLNYIVPGREQGTLHSGAISGIYEDNESRKWIATLRGGVNIIDDKSQAFSFFAHDPFNPNSVVNNFILSFCEDEQHNIWIGTDGGGLSYWNTKVNQYTHYTHSADLGSLSSNFVVSVLKDFNHQIWVATFSGGIDAFDQATQRFKHYTCYNSVTKTDDRNLWKLYEDSQHNLWAGTTRGGALYRYNRQQDRFELFDANLTNIHALYEDKAGTLWGANYTQLVRIDTRNKKHLYLNIGYAIRTIAQSKANSLWLGTEGGGLLLYNVGNRTYKRYTQANGLPSNTILNVLVDNHNNLWCSTYNGLTELVKQTGKFINYNASDGLQSNQFNYNAALKLQSGKMLFGGINGFNLFNPDSIKLIAHQPQLRISSLKINNVVAEQSSSYTHQQPLVSLKEITLPYNQATLAVDYTALEYSFPDKINYAYYLEGWDHGWNYVGKLKTAYYTRLNEGKYLLRIKATDTKGNWSNAQLVVAITILPPWYRTWWAYLLYLSVASGIVYWIWLYRTRQEKLKFEIEIANLRVEREKELNEKKLSFFTNVSHEFRTPLTLIINPIKDLLNQNKGNAEELNVIYRNARRLLGLVDHLLLFRKAESENTQMKVSKINFVNLCKEVFMCFSQQVKIKKLSYNLECSSENMEVYADCEKIEIALFNLISNAIKFTPDGGNINILVEEDQGSVYFKITDNGIGISTDVGDKLFDKFYQAKDKNYFKTGFGIGLYLVKVFIENHRGKISYHNNPKGGTTFVLSLPKGKQHFTADQLFENLEFDLNHVHELVDYNNKEAVVKEEETNNLELLISNRQSILVIDDNDQIRSYIKKLFIHDYTVLEADNGKTGIELTKKHLPDLIISDVVMDEISGLELCRIIKQDSAINHIPIILLTGDATPDMMLKSIEEGAVDFLRKPFEKELLIARVKSVLRSKTELQNYFYKEITLKNSTRNISEEHKDFLYNCINIVESNLTNVHFEVDTLARKMGMSYPTLFKRVKAITGQSVNNFVRFVRLRKAAELLIHTNCNVNEAAFQVGFNDLKYFREHFNKQFGVNPSEFIKKHRANFQISYHMHQTVKD